The following are encoded together in the Lathyrus oleraceus cultivar Zhongwan6 chromosome 3, CAAS_Psat_ZW6_1.0, whole genome shotgun sequence genome:
- the LOC127131314 gene encoding uncharacterized protein LOC127131314: METGKKKTFQIKAKVPCVKKFIAFRDGLTNIRRDAFTLKYGKILHLLSVPVQKDAITALAQFYDPPLRSFRFRDFQLAPTLEEFGRILDSPKQKKGPYRGLGQIPKPEELAEVLDIPVKDLTPNIKIWGKVQGIPQEYLEKTAQSFAKAQKWEAHDTIMALLIFGLLLFPNMEKLIDVAAISVFWAVKVKNEDSVPALLADVYHTLHLCFEKEGGLMLCCIPLLYQWLVSHVFKEVDTIESMNGYEWSQKLVGLTENTIIWYPHGLNVGDTITGCGEFPNVPLIGSKGCINYDPILAMRQLGYPITYKPDDQLLEGFVFHDMEDLVMLKRVIRA, encoded by the coding sequence ATGGAGACAGGAAAGAAAAAAACATTCCAAATCAAAGCTAAGGTACCGTGTGTGAAGAAGTTCATTGCATTCAGAGATGGGTTGACTAATATCCGTCGAGACGCATTCACACTCAAATACGGGAAGATTCTACACTTGTTGTCTGTACCAGTACAAAAGGATGCTATTACCGCACtagcccagttttatgatccacCACTCAGAAGTTTCCGCTTTAGAGATTTCCAGTTGGCCCCGACTTTGGAAGAATTCGGAAGAATATTGGACTCTCCTAAGCAGAAGAAGGGACCATACAGGGGGCTAGGTCAAATCCCTAAACCCGAAGAGTTGGCAGAAGTACTAGACATCCCAGTCAAAGATCTAACCCCTAACATCAAAATTTGGGGGAAGGTGCAAGGAATTCCACAAGAGTACCTGGAGAAAACTGCTCAAAGCTTTGCTAAAGCCCAGAAGTGGGAAGCCCATGATACTATTATGGCTTTACTTATTTTTGGGTTGTTGTTATTTCCTAACATGGAGAAGTTAATTGATGTAGCAGCTATTAGCGTGTTTTGGGCCGTCAAGGTTAAGAATGAAGATTCAGTACCCGCACTCCTAGCAGATGTTTATCACACCTTGCACTTATGCTTTGAGAAGGAGGGAGGACTGATGTTATGTTGCATACCACTCCTTTACCAATGGCTTGTCTCTCATGTGTTCAAAGAGGTTGATACAATTGAAAGTATGAATGGATATGAGTGGTCTCAAAAGCTAGTAGGACTCACTGAAAATACCATTATTTGGTATCCTCATGGCCTGAATGTGGGAGATACAATTACTGGTTGTGGAGAATTTCCGAATGTACCATTGATAGGGTCAAAAGGATGCATTAACTACGATCCTATTTTAGCGATGAGGCAGTTGGGTTATCCTATCACCTATAAGCCGGACGACCAGTTGTTAGAAGGTTTTGTGTTCCATGATATGGAGGATCTTGTTATGCTGAAAAGGGTTATCCGAGCCTGA